A window from Culex pipiens pallens isolate TS chromosome 3, TS_CPP_V2, whole genome shotgun sequence encodes these proteins:
- the LOC120426767 gene encoding transcription factor Sp8-like — translation MDNFDVTTEDFLANGFYQFYTEFNEDSFDVFQPEDHRLFAESLAIEPSSEVVDPASSDHPAKDVDLEVNVENFILEYSCVEFSQIWESDFKLPERTFLCDESCARFCNPQPVEPAELIKPEPPTEEQPQSFVCPFDTCRKVYAKPVHLKAHLRRHIGDKPYHCKWPSCKWRFSRSDELARHFRSHSGVRPYGCDFCPKSFSRSDHLAKHRKVHERKFAAGKCKGVWVNLPRGRPGRKPKNAGGGGKG, via the coding sequence ATGGATAACTTTGACGTTACGACGGAGGACTTCCTGGCGAATGGATTTTACCAGTTCTACACCGAGTTCAACGAGGATTCGTTCGACGTGTTTCAACCGGAAGATCATCGCCTGTTCGCGGAGTCGTTGGCGATTGAACCTTCTTCGGAGGTCGTTGACCCCGCGAGTAGTGACCACCCAGCCAAGGACGTCGATCTGGAGGTCAACGTCGAAAACTTCATCCTTGAGTACAGCTGCGTCGAGTTCAGCCAAATCTGGGAAAGCGACTTCAAGCTACCGGAGCGCACCTTCCTGTGCGATGAGTCGTGCGCTCGATTTTGCAACCCTCAACCGGTGGAACCCGCTGAGCTCATCAAACCGGAACCCCCCACCGAAGAGCAACCCCAAAGCTTCGTCTGCCCGTTCGACACGTGCCGCAAGGTGTACGCCAAGCCGGTCCACCTGAAGGCGCACCTGCGGCGCCACATCGGAGACAAACCGTACCACTGCAAGTGGCCCAGCTGCAAGTGGCGATTCTCGCGGTCCGACGAGCTGGCCCGCCACTTCCGGTCCCACTCGGGGGTGCGCCCGTACGGGTGTGATTTTTGTCCGAAGAGTTTCTCCCGGTCGGACCACCTGGCCAAGCACAGGAAGGTGCACGAGCGCAAGTTTGCGGCCGGCAAGTGCAAAGGCGTGTGGGTCAACCTGCCCCGGGGACGGCCCGGACGGAAGCCGAAGAATGCAGGCGGTGGGGGGAAGGGGTGA